One stretch of Malus domestica chromosome 14, GDT2T_hap1 DNA includes these proteins:
- the LOC103414934 gene encoding fra a 1-associated protein, protein MGWVWRDDEDDDNNSTAIDINPRSDGDRCLTRKVVKTQCKTEEVEPGKFVRKCEKTEQLLRDCAGRPVEVVQSNKEYTEDDVTEEVLKGSATFGSSQHGAFDFPGLRGDIEDVERNFMGGLSRFFEAAEELKSGFFSAFGNIFDEGPSSPLPPRRREVPIEGHHQQEAFPKASGSDDSGHVDLSGLAREV, encoded by the exons atggGGTGGGTGTGGAGGGACGACGAGGATGATGACAACAATTCAACGGCGATTGACATAAATCCTAGATCGGACGGCGATCGATGCTTGACGAGGAAGGTGGTGAAGACGCAGTGCAAGACTGAGGAGGTGGAGCCTGGAAAGTTCGTCAGGAAGTGCGAGAAGACCGAGCAGCTTCTCAGGGACTGCGCCGGCCG GCCTGTAGAAGTGGTGCAATCCAACAAAGAGTACACTGAAGATGACGTCACTGAAGAGGTGCTCAAAGGGTCTGCCACCTTTGGGTCATCACAGCACGGAGCATTTGACTTCCCAGGGCTACGCGGTGACATTGAAGACGTTGAACGCAACTTTATGGGTGGCCTCAGCCGATTCTTTGAGGCTGCTGAGGAGTTGAAGAGCGGCTTCTTCAGTGCTTTTGGGAACATCTTTGATGAGGGACCTTCCTCCCCACTACCTCCTAGGAGGCGCGAGGTACCCATAGAAGGCCATCATCAGCAGGAAGCTTTTCCTAAAGCAAGCGGTAGCGACGACTCAGGACACGTTGATCTCTCTGGCTTGGCAAGAGAAGTTTGA